A stretch of Treponema vincentii F0403 DNA encodes these proteins:
- a CDS encoding RHS repeat-associated core domain-containing protein encodes MIETGKKKRLWFKRIVAAVIMISAATMNLIAEGKRGEEYLLASSASREPKGSNNKSDRGGKTRDNDKSKGDDNKGKSGREAYAKEKRELKEKVDQAQRAAKEAADKEQAAEKAVKEKREREKECKEKVDAAEKAVESGKQAVKDAREKLDNSGGSEQEKQKAKEILAKAEKDLQETEARLRGLNTEAETSKQEREKAEQEHSQAAQDSNNASKNCTQTQMTVETVEQQHEEQKNTTANEQTTAINKQQQTQSNSAQAGDPVRVTSGTYLLEEAELGIIKRSYTSGKKGRGRVGKWWVSNLDERIIRNVDSKAAEFYKAADENKRKAEQLYNEAENIEKSYAARWGVSIDEGYLSKIRGQLDAIRLIYNKAVHIHERYQLLNALNQYSVNSDTPEYYWGCGNEKLVLVDVEGFPNIYEPSGKGVWTPIDKGKQQYSRIESRDGNGAESEAGFILYEKGGVKKYFNKWGLLEKIAYSPYESMTFIRNEKQQAVRIEMPHHQEYRLKYTEEGLLSSISNRAGQTVKYGYENGSLLSVTDEAGDEVRYAYSASGLLEKIIKPDGSAITIVYGESDAEGNVYVTATEDEEGNRESFEYHRDEKYTVHRNHSGIVESIRYDDKHRTVKEEKADGSVIVYEYDDKGNKTRAIENGLATSYTYDGRGNCISIQYADGSRETFRYNERDQKTYAQDRDGVTAEWVYDSAGRCIEVRRNGVRIWEGVYDGSGRLTASKEADLGQQRYSYDANDFVASMSITENGTELVEHYVHDTIGRIVRYEDAAGQVWTYEYGAKTVKETTPLGLEKSYWYNNRKDLIAVEEKDSERNESRITRLTYDLRHLVKEVRDSAGAITAYEYRADGKVVREKRGAWEKRYEYDSAGRIAKIIQRKAGSADEYETAAAYSLQGADKVQVFTDGLGNKHVYRYDAWSRLTEQVNAAGETFKRQYSAGGAVLSAQGSYGGAYRYGYEAGLATSFGKDGDTAVKRSYSPNGLVLTETDRDGKQTRYSYTERGLLRSIGTDEGSITYAYDGAGRVIEQTAYTEANGHTYRTRYRYAGRTVTEERGAYITTYTLDGWGKPVLKTNGEGWAERYRYDGAGRISEVRDDIGLLAGYTYNELSLVASERHGTEIPVVYTYNAIGLLERAERGNEILLTRSYDKAGRLIREKKQGVPEKTYRYDALGRLTEVQSAGAVQAQYRYGSYGKTVTYTDGTGSEYLFEKDSYGLLTTERDRLGNKRQYRYSAEDELTEATQRNGQVRSVTRRKGSEITTYRDGSRYEITKDISGAVIYEKGIDSEGKRISEVTYRYDEAGQLIEQADDAGDTKILYRYNKAGYRTEMQTNDRYVVYEIDGRGRVMEVTDRKQYFKVRAFYDENDREIKRILGNGNKQDYTYDEAGRLLGIVETDSNWAIIRAECYGYDGEGRRIFTADEKGNLTRYVYDEQYRIKEVQYPASEELRAYHREEAKEARLFIDEGSASYHREIMNPVELAQISANFSRLVGARTSNLGSMVGSIQLVWTEQYTYDTNGNIATKTTPYGTIHYSYDKENRLLTRGAVHYTYDEEGNLLREEQSDYYLKRYEYAGFNRIETSDIINYQDNTHVITDYRYDSFGRRIHTAERTKSGMRTIYDGLSFEVVKEAETFLGTRGITSSATSEANLTNYNPHGSDHTRGTRYYYISEREHELRTNKNGAALPDRTKGVRTYLYLNGQRVAVNNLYNTNHGQYYYGSDILGSVKFVTGQAGQELNRIEYDVFGGIYKGNSPYGLETGYTGKPYDAVTGLSDYGFRDYSPAYARFMTEDPIRDGENWFAYVGNNPVNWVDPWGLSASDGKKKIGTDGFPKNMDETERYLQGRASEQVINGFHDAHNHRISQNELRPEKPNGPCFFRSLQAAAEEKVGKNLSLEQIKASGERLHQAGVIGKNNKEFYYVNEPKKVLEDATKMLGYPNAKVTIGTRGKSTGTADYTIRFIQSKGHFQLGTSLGDLLYEPYQYSNPANSFTGKASELQDITINLEGD; translated from the coding sequence ATGATAGAAACGGGAAAGAAGAAGAGGCTATGGTTCAAGCGTATCGTGGCGGCGGTAATAATGATAAGTGCAGCTACGATGAACCTCATAGCAGAAGGGAAGAGAGGGGAAGAATACCTATTAGCGAGTAGCGCAAGCCGCGAGCCGAAAGGCTCGAATAATAAAAGCGATAGAGGGGGGAAGACTAGAGATAATGACAAATCGAAAGGAGATGACAATAAGGGGAAAAGCGGGAGAGAAGCGTATGCAAAAGAAAAACGAGAGTTAAAGGAAAAAGTTGATCAAGCACAAAGAGCGGCAAAGGAAGCGGCGGATAAAGAACAAGCAGCCGAAAAAGCGGTAAAAGAGAAGCGAGAAAGAGAAAAGGAATGCAAGGAGAAAGTGGACGCGGCAGAGAAAGCCGTGGAATCAGGCAAGCAAGCGGTAAAGGATGCAAGAGAAAAGCTTGATAATAGCGGAGGGTCGGAACAAGAGAAGCAGAAAGCAAAAGAAATACTTGCAAAAGCGGAAAAAGATCTACAAGAGACGGAAGCACGATTAAGGGGATTGAATACCGAGGCGGAAACGAGCAAGCAAGAGAGGGAGAAGGCAGAACAAGAACATAGTCAGGCGGCACAGGACAGCAATAACGCGAGTAAAAATTGTACGCAAACACAAATGACAGTAGAAACAGTGGAGCAACAGCATGAAGAACAAAAGAATACTACGGCGAATGAGCAGACGACAGCAATAAATAAACAACAGCAGACACAAAGTAATAGTGCGCAGGCAGGAGATCCGGTACGTGTTACGAGCGGGACATACCTATTGGAAGAAGCAGAGCTTGGTATTATCAAGCGCAGTTACACGAGCGGGAAGAAAGGGCGCGGAAGAGTTGGTAAATGGTGGGTAAGTAACCTCGATGAGCGGATCATCCGTAACGTTGACAGTAAGGCCGCTGAATTCTATAAAGCGGCAGATGAAAACAAGCGAAAAGCGGAACAGCTTTATAACGAAGCAGAAAATATTGAAAAAAGCTATGCAGCCCGATGGGGAGTATCGATCGACGAGGGGTATCTTAGTAAGATCAGAGGACAGCTGGATGCTATCCGTTTAATCTATAACAAAGCGGTACACATTCACGAACGGTATCAGCTATTAAATGCCTTAAATCAGTACAGTGTCAATAGCGACACACCTGAGTATTACTGGGGCTGCGGGAATGAGAAACTTGTATTGGTTGATGTTGAAGGGTTTCCGAATATCTATGAGCCGAGCGGGAAGGGAGTGTGGACACCGATAGATAAAGGGAAGCAGCAGTATAGCAGGATAGAAAGCCGTGACGGGAATGGAGCGGAAAGCGAAGCCGGGTTTATCCTGTATGAAAAAGGCGGAGTAAAGAAGTACTTTAACAAGTGGGGCTTACTGGAAAAGATAGCGTACAGTCCGTATGAAAGTATGACGTTTATCCGCAATGAAAAGCAGCAGGCGGTACGGATAGAGATGCCGCATCATCAAGAGTACCGGCTCAAGTACACAGAAGAGGGACTTCTTAGTTCAATAAGCAACCGAGCAGGACAGACGGTAAAATACGGGTATGAGAATGGCAGCTTACTCAGTGTAACGGATGAGGCCGGCGATGAGGTACGGTATGCGTACAGCGCAAGCGGCTTATTAGAGAAGATTATAAAACCGGACGGCAGCGCGATCACGATTGTATACGGAGAAAGCGATGCGGAAGGGAATGTGTACGTAACAGCGACGGAAGATGAAGAAGGGAACCGGGAAAGCTTTGAATATCACCGGGATGAGAAGTATACGGTACACCGAAACCACAGCGGAATTGTAGAAAGTATCCGGTATGATGACAAACACCGGACGGTGAAGGAAGAGAAAGCAGACGGCAGTGTTATTGTTTATGAGTATGATGATAAAGGCAACAAGACCCGCGCAATAGAGAACGGACTTGCTACAAGCTACACCTACGACGGACGGGGCAACTGTATAAGTATCCAGTATGCCGACGGCAGTAGAGAAACGTTCCGGTACAATGAGCGGGATCAAAAGACGTATGCACAAGATCGGGACGGAGTAACGGCAGAGTGGGTATACGACAGTGCCGGACGATGTATAGAAGTAAGGAGAAACGGCGTCCGTATTTGGGAAGGGGTGTATGACGGTAGCGGACGGCTGACTGCAAGTAAAGAAGCGGATTTAGGACAGCAGCGGTATAGCTATGATGCAAACGATTTTGTCGCTTCGATGAGTATTACAGAAAACGGCACGGAACTGGTTGAACACTATGTGCATGATACGATAGGTCGCATTGTTCGCTATGAAGACGCTGCAGGTCAAGTATGGACTTACGAGTACGGAGCAAAGACGGTAAAAGAGACGACTCCGTTAGGACTGGAGAAAAGCTACTGGTATAATAACCGGAAAGACTTGATTGCGGTAGAAGAGAAAGACAGTGAACGGAATGAAAGCCGCATTACCCGATTAACCTACGACCTGCGGCACTTAGTAAAGGAAGTGCGGGATAGCGCAGGAGCGATTACCGCTTATGAGTACCGAGCCGACGGAAAGGTGGTAAGAGAGAAGCGTGGTGCCTGGGAGAAGCGGTACGAGTACGATAGCGCAGGCCGGATAGCGAAGATTATCCAGCGTAAAGCCGGAAGCGCTGATGAGTATGAGACGGCTGCCGCATACAGCCTACAGGGAGCGGATAAAGTACAAGTCTTTACGGATGGATTAGGGAACAAGCATGTCTACCGCTATGATGCGTGGAGCCGGCTTACCGAGCAGGTCAATGCAGCAGGAGAAACGTTTAAAAGACAGTATAGTGCCGGAGGAGCAGTACTTAGTGCACAGGGAAGCTATGGAGGCGCGTACCGCTACGGCTATGAAGCAGGACTTGCAACCTCCTTCGGGAAAGACGGTGATACGGCAGTCAAAAGAAGCTATAGCCCGAACGGCTTAGTCCTGACAGAAACCGACCGGGACGGAAAGCAAACCCGCTACAGCTACACAGAGCGAGGGCTGTTAAGAAGCATCGGCACCGATGAAGGAAGCATTACCTACGCCTATGACGGAGCCGGCAGGGTTATAGAACAGACCGCCTACACGGAAGCGAACGGACACACCTACCGTACACGATACCGGTATGCCGGACGGACGGTAACGGAAGAGCGGGGAGCGTATATAACCACCTATACCCTTGACGGCTGGGGCAAGCCTGTTCTTAAAACCAACGGAGAAGGCTGGGCTGAGCGGTACCGCTATGACGGCGCAGGGCGCATCAGTGAGGTACGGGACGATATCGGACTTCTTGCCGGTTACACGTACAATGAACTCTCTCTTGTAGCCAGTGAACGGCATGGAACGGAGATTCCGGTCGTCTACACCTATAATGCGATAGGGCTTTTAGAACGGGCTGAACGGGGTAATGAAATCCTCCTTACCCGCAGCTACGATAAAGCAGGACGCCTTATAAGGGAGAAAAAGCAAGGCGTACCTGAAAAAACGTATCGGTATGACGCACTCGGTCGGCTCACCGAAGTACAGAGCGCCGGCGCAGTGCAAGCGCAGTACCGCTACGGCAGTTACGGAAAAACGGTAACGTACACCGACGGAACAGGCAGCGAGTACCTCTTTGAAAAAGATAGCTACGGACTCCTTACAACAGAGCGAGACCGGCTGGGTAATAAACGGCAGTATCGCTATTCAGCAGAGGACGAGCTTACCGAAGCCACGCAGCGGAACGGACAAGTGCGCTCGGTTACCCGCAGGAAGGGATCGGAAATAACAACATATCGAGACGGCAGCAGATATGAAATTACCAAAGACATCTCAGGCGCGGTCATTTATGAGAAAGGCATCGACAGCGAAGGGAAGCGTATATCGGAAGTAACGTATCGCTATGATGAAGCAGGACAGCTTATTGAACAAGCAGATGATGCAGGTGATACCAAGATACTCTACCGCTATAACAAAGCCGGCTACCGCACCGAGATGCAAACAAATGATCGGTACGTTGTGTATGAAATAGACGGACGAGGCCGGGTAATGGAAGTAACCGATCGTAAGCAGTACTTTAAGGTACGTGCTTTCTACGATGAGAATGACCGCGAGATAAAGCGTATCTTAGGTAACGGCAACAAACAAGACTACACCTACGATGAAGCAGGTCGGCTGTTAGGCATCGTAGAAACAGATAGCAACTGGGCGATTATCCGCGCAGAATGCTACGGATATGACGGTGAAGGCAGGCGTATCTTTACCGCCGATGAGAAGGGAAACCTTACCCGCTATGTGTACGACGAACAGTACCGCATAAAGGAAGTACAGTACCCTGCAAGCGAGGAATTAAGAGCATACCACCGGGAAGAAGCGAAGGAAGCGCGGCTGTTTATCGATGAAGGGTCTGCCTCCTATCACAGAGAAATTATGAACCCGGTAGAGCTTGCACAAATCAGCGCAAATTTTAGCCGTCTCGTCGGCGCTCGCACCAGTAACCTTGGCAGTATGGTAGGCAGTATCCAGCTGGTGTGGACTGAACAGTACACCTACGATACCAACGGAAACATCGCCACAAAGACCACTCCCTACGGGACGATACACTACAGCTACGACAAAGAGAACCGGCTTTTAACACGAGGTGCAGTCCACTACACCTACGACGAAGAAGGAAACCTCTTGCGGGAAGAGCAAAGCGACTACTACCTCAAACGCTACGAGTATGCCGGCTTTAACCGGATAGAGACAAGCGATATCATCAATTACCAAGACAACACCCATGTCATCACCGACTACCGCTATGACAGCTTCGGTAGGCGTATCCACACAGCGGAACGCACCAAGAGCGGTATGCGCACTATCTATGATGGACTCTCCTTTGAAGTAGTAAAGGAAGCGGAGACCTTCCTCGGTACACGAGGAATCACCTCAAGCGCAACCAGCGAAGCAAATCTTACTAACTACAACCCGCACGGGAGTGATCATACAAGGGGCACCCGCTACTACTATATCTCCGAGAGGGAACATGAGCTGCGAACGAATAAGAATGGTGCTGCCTTACCCGACCGCACAAAGGGGGTACGTACATACCTATACCTCAATGGACAAAGAGTTGCGGTTAATAACCTGTATAATACCAACCACGGGCAGTACTACTACGGCTCGGATATCTTAGGCAGTGTCAAGTTTGTAACCGGACAAGCAGGGCAAGAGCTGAACCGTATTGAGTATGATGTATTTGGGGGAATATACAAGGGTAATTCGCCTTACGGGCTGGAAACCGGCTACACCGGTAAACCGTATGACGCGGTAACAGGTTTGAGTGATTACGGCTTCCGCGATTACTCCCCTGCGTATGCGAGGTTTATGACCGAAGACCCAATCAGAGATGGAGAGAACTGGTTTGCGTATGTCGGGAATAATCCTGTGAACTGGGTTGATCCGTGGGGATTGAGTGCGAGTGATGGGAAGAAGAAAATAGGTACTGATGGGTTCCCCAAAAACATGGATGAAACAGAACGATATTTGCAGGGAAGAGCGTCGGAACAAGTGATTAATGGTTTTCATGATGCACATAACCATCGTATATCGCAAAATGAATTGAGACCCGAAAAACCAAATGGTCCATGTTTTTTTAGATCATTACAAGCTGCAGCAGAAGAAAAAGTTGGAAAAAATCTTTCATTAGAACAAATAAAAGCTTCAGGAGAACGCTTACATCAAGCAGGCGTAATTGGTAAGAACAATAAAGAGTTTTATTATGTCAATGAACCTAAGAAAGTACTAGAAGATGCTACTAAAATGCTCGGCTATCCAAACGCAAAAGTAACAATTGGCACACGCGGCAAGTCAACTGGTACGGCCGATTATACAATTCGATTTATTCAAAGTAAAGGTCATTTTCAATTAGGAACATCTTTAGGAGACCTTCTCTATGAACCATACCAATATAGTAATCCTGCCAATAGTTTTACCGGTAAGGCAAGTGAACTTCAAGATATTACTATTAATTTAGAAGGAGATTAA
- a CDS encoding InlB B-repeat-containing protein → MSSVVVFVLSIVLSGCNAPLEAIVERKPVQYMITIEKTAGGEVKVSPAKESYKKGEVVIISAQADEEHRFKEWKGSINTQENPCTVTVNGSMTILAYFTAIPKYRLITSAGTGGTIVSSAGDKNEFLEKEQCILTAQAEAGYEFVQWEGDVSSTSDKLYLTFDKNYQIYARFKKLTEYTLTANAGTGGKIVNSANKIVFSPGEQCTLTAQADAGYEFVQWEGDATGTSDKLYLTFDKNYQIYARFKKLTEYTLTANAGTGGKIVNSANKIVFSPGEQCTLTAQADAGYEFVQWEGDATGTSDKLYLTFDKNYQIYARFKAVPDIYTVTVTQSGNGNVIRSSTKAQYAHNERLMLKAEAARGWMFKQWNGVSEAQKYEKEIEVIVNTHKSVSAEFIKRKWTYVIYMAGDNELEGEAMRALNEVEGVDWRGQDVSVLALIDRHPGYDASDGNWSGTRLYEIRYDKAGVNSTIISERLDCAILGLSKGIDSELDMSGVYILSGILDYAKDAYQAEQYGLIVWGHGSGWKGMGKDETSGGSVMKISRLGQAVKDKGLSIIGFDTGFAGNMEVMYEVKGAGQYGIGSSGSGSADGWAYGKVFEQFFASGKDGEGFCRAVIAAYKERYRGISGAEITVCQLNKLEAVYEAYERMSKEVSEAIVNKPVAEKVKEIMTRHVREYRNSQYPSDVYVDMKDSAEKFKAKAGELTADTGKQQRIREAADSVVQAVQAAATSGWIEGIGEAGHLGIYLVQKATAQAEEGAHENGYIRGSGEAEQCTFVKKSEWWAVQAGKNKSVLDKIYYEYR, encoded by the coding sequence GTGAGCAGTGTTGTTGTATTTGTACTTAGCATTGTACTAAGCGGCTGTAACGCGCCGCTTGAAGCTATCGTAGAAAGAAAGCCCGTACAGTATATGATCACGATAGAAAAAACCGCAGGCGGTGAAGTGAAAGTCAGCCCTGCAAAAGAAAGCTATAAAAAAGGTGAGGTTGTAATCATAAGTGCGCAGGCTGATGAGGAACACCGGTTTAAGGAATGGAAAGGAAGTATCAATACACAAGAGAATCCCTGTACGGTTACGGTGAACGGTTCAATGACGATTTTAGCGTATTTTACGGCAATTCCGAAATACCGGCTTATAACCAGTGCCGGAACGGGAGGAACAATAGTCAGCAGTGCCGGAGATAAGAACGAATTTTTAGAGAAAGAACAGTGCATATTGACCGCGCAAGCCGAAGCCGGTTACGAGTTTGTACAATGGGAAGGCGATGTCAGCAGCACAAGTGATAAGTTGTATCTTACCTTTGATAAAAACTATCAAATATATGCACGGTTTAAAAAATTAACCGAATATACGCTTACAGCGAATGCAGGAACCGGCGGAAAGATCGTTAATAGTGCGAATAAAATCGTATTCTCTCCCGGAGAGCAGTGCACATTAACCGCACAGGCCGATGCCGGTTACGAATTTGTGCAATGGGAAGGAGATGCCACAGGAACGAGTGATAAACTTTATCTTACATTTGATAAAAATTATCAAATATATGCACGGTTTAAAAAATTAACCGAATATACGCTTACAGCGAATGCAGGAACCGGCGGAAAGATCGTTAATAGTGCGAATAAAATCGTATTCTCTCCCGGAGAGCAGTGCACATTAACCGCACAGGCTGATGCCGGTTACGAATTTGTGCAATGGGAAGGAGATGCCACAGGAACGAGTGATAAACTTTATCTTACATTTGATAAAAATTATCAAATATATGCACGGTTCAAAGCAGTACCCGATATTTACACGGTAACGGTTACCCAAAGCGGCAACGGAAATGTGATACGAAGCAGTACTAAAGCGCAGTATGCGCATAATGAGCGGCTTATGTTAAAAGCGGAAGCCGCCCGTGGCTGGATGTTTAAGCAGTGGAACGGAGTAAGCGAAGCGCAAAAATATGAAAAAGAAATAGAAGTAATTGTCAATACACATAAAAGCGTAAGTGCAGAATTTATCAAGCGGAAGTGGACGTATGTGATATACATGGCAGGAGACAATGAGCTTGAAGGAGAGGCGATGAGGGCTCTTAATGAAGTGGAAGGAGTTGATTGGAGAGGACAAGACGTAAGCGTATTGGCGCTGATAGACCGCCATCCCGGTTATGATGCCAGCGACGGCAATTGGAGCGGAACGCGGTTGTATGAAATAAGGTATGATAAAGCGGGCGTAAACAGTACGATAATTTCCGAGCGGCTCGATTGTGCCATCTTAGGTTTAAGTAAAGGAATAGACAGCGAACTGGACATGAGCGGCGTATATATTTTAAGCGGAATACTCGACTATGCGAAAGACGCATACCAAGCAGAGCAGTACGGACTTATTGTGTGGGGGCACGGATCCGGCTGGAAAGGGATGGGAAAAGATGAGACAAGCGGCGGGAGTGTAATGAAGATAAGCAGGCTTGGGCAAGCGGTAAAAGATAAGGGATTAAGCATCATCGGTTTTGACACAGGTTTTGCGGGGAATATGGAAGTGATGTATGAGGTGAAAGGAGCGGGACAATACGGGATCGGATCGAGCGGATCCGGTTCTGCGGACGGATGGGCATACGGGAAAGTATTTGAACAGTTTTTTGCGAGCGGGAAAGATGGTGAAGGATTTTGCCGAGCAGTGATAGCAGCATATAAGGAAAGATACAGGGGAATAAGCGGAGCGGAGATAACGGTATGTCAGCTTAACAAGCTGGAAGCTGTATATGAAGCGTATGAAAGGATGAGTAAGGAAGTTAGCGAAGCGATAGTAAATAAACCGGTAGCGGAGAAAGTGAAGGAAATAATGACAAGACACGTCCGAGAGTACCGAAATAGCCAGTACCCGAGCGACGTATATGTTGATATGAAAGACAGTGCGGAGAAATTCAAAGCGAAAGCCGGCGAGCTGACGGCCGATACTGGCAAGCAACAGCGGATACGGGAAGCGGCGGATAGCGTTGTACAAGCGGTTCAAGCAGCAGCGACGAGCGGATGGATTGAAGGAATAGGAGAAGCGGGGCATCTTGGGATATACTTAGTACAGAAAGCGACAGCCCAAGCGGAAGAAGGAGCACATGAGAATGGGTATATCAGAGGCAGCGGGGAAGCGGAACAGTGTACATTTGTAAAGAAGAGTGAATGGTGGGCAGTACAGGCGGGAAAGAATAAGAGTGTGCTTGATAAGATCTATTACGAGTATCGGTAG
- a CDS encoding carboxypeptidase-like regulatory domain-containing protein, translating to MKKHFGIVRQALILYVLILIGTGCKTTSVLYGVNINGMVYDFDNRPVAGYHLKLNNDLEVVTDITGRFTFEKVKLGEYLLTGENNRYEPYEGKVIIYSQDQVIYLRIPSFLQLINLTDKALEENNLQEAEVFLKRASAMNSEDIDVMIYEAVLAYRYYNIEQAMRKIEQIKTNGYRSEWLDTFYDELQKIRLDAQLKDKQ from the coding sequence ATGAAAAAACATTTTGGTATAGTACGGCAGGCTCTTATTTTATACGTGCTTATATTGATAGGAACGGGATGCAAAACAACATCAGTGCTATACGGAGTAAATATTAACGGAATGGTGTATGATTTTGACAACCGGCCGGTTGCAGGATATCATCTAAAATTGAATAATGATCTGGAAGTGGTAACGGATATAACAGGACGGTTTACATTTGAGAAAGTGAAGCTAGGAGAATATCTGCTTACCGGAGAAAACAATCGTTATGAACCGTATGAAGGAAAGGTTATCATTTACAGTCAAGACCAAGTGATCTATTTGAGAATACCGTCGTTTTTGCAGTTAATAAACCTTACCGATAAAGCGCTTGAAGAAAATAATCTGCAAGAAGCGGAAGTCTTTTTAAAAAGAGCTTCGGCAATGAATAGCGAAGATATCGATGTTATGATATATGAGGCAGTTCTTGCATACCGGTACTATAATATCGAACAAGCAATGAGGAAAATAGAACAGATAAAAACAAACGGATACCGAAGTGAATGGTTAGATACATTTTATGATGAATTACAGAAAATACGATTGGATGCTCAATTGAAGGACAAGCAATGA